The region tctttatatactttttctccTGCTAAagcatacaaataatatatttctaatagattatatacagtttttaatcttataatagattgcaattatttcatatatatatatatagccttTCCAAGATATGTGcatagttatattaattaaaaaatgccatcTAAATTGCATTGTCATAAACATAAACACACATTTCCTGGAGCGCaatataatgtacaatatgcaaaaatttgaacGCAAGACAGCAATCTATAttgacatatacatatatcacttGATTCTTTTActtccaaaatatttatttaaaaaaaaagaaaaattcctATTGCTTTTCTTCCCAAAGGTAATCGCTTCTGTTTTCAGAAGCAGACGACAATAACACACTTTAGACTTTAAACCCTCGTTGAAATGAGGAGCAATTAATGTTAGTTTCTATTCGGATAGGGTCCGGATTCAGCGGAAGGCCGCGGCGAAAGGAAGCTCTCGCCAGGAACCAGGAACCAGGAAACAGGAATCGGCGTCACTCACCACTTCGTCGTCGTCTCTAGCGTGACCTCATGGTAAGAGACGGTGAACTGAAACTTGGCGGCTCTCTTGTTCACCCGCTGCAGCCGTTTCCAGACGGAACTCATGTCTGACGCCGCGCTCTCCGCTGCCTACCGCTCGGGATTACCGGAGTCCGCGATCGCGAACGGTCTTTTCACTGCTGACGCGCGTGTGGGGCGCGCTTTGTCATTTCCGCGCGGGGTCGGGCGAACGGAGTACGGAAGGCGAACGATCGCGCTTTGCGCTTCCCAGAAACCGACGACGTTCTCACCACGCACCACGACGCGCGCCCTCGCCCTCGCCTCCGGCCGTCGGCAGGGGGGCTACGGTCATATGTTCGACGGACGGACGGATGGGCCTTCCTCTCGGCTCACGCGCGCTCTCGACGTTGTTCCCGAAACAAATGGACCGACACCGTCATCGTCCACGCGTACGCGTGTACGTACATACACAAACGCGTACGCACACGCGTCGAAATACGCCGAGACGGAAGCTGATCTGGAAGCTCTCAGCTCTCACCAGCTCTCTCACCCGGGATCGCTCCTAAATCCCGTCTCCTTCTGACACCTTCTGTCTGACGAGAACAACGAGAACGAGACGAGAAGTCAGGCGAGAGACCCGATTGACCCGAAGTACCCGAATACCATCGAACACCAAAGCTGCTTACTCCTCTCTCGGATAAGAGGAGACTGTTCTTTAGCGCTGTCTGTCTTTAGCATTCGCATTCGTCGGTTTTGCAGGGCTCACACGTGCGACGGTAACGATAGTTATTATCGATAAAACTGCAATAACGTCGGTACACATGCACGTGCATATATACGCTtcacatattataatacacatagatatttagattatttagaccatttacaaaatatttatttaattttttcttttttatacattcttataatataaatatgtaattatatttttataactgtcGAAATACTCTCTGTGATAAATCTCTGTTGCCTTCATGTTGCACGTTTAAATcacaattatacattttagcATTTAATCGTAATATGTTTGAAATATTGAGAGTAATTAATTGCATTGTAAAATGTGgaatacttattaatattcagaatttttcgCAAGATGAAAACAGCTGAATTAGGTACTTAATATCTACTTCTCTTTTTACTTACacatataaagtaatatttctgtaaaaattattccaaatGCATTTACAATTCATCTCTATCTATGTCAAAATCTGCATCAACATAATTATCACCATCGTCGCTATCATCGTCGTCTTCATCATCGACATAATTCTCGTTGCAGATACGCGAAATCTTTGTGCAAAATTCCTTTTCCTTATTTTGCATGCTATTGACGTATAATGACACTATATCTTCCTCAAATTCACTCACTATAGCGCTGCACTGAAAATCGAttcaaattaatgaaaaagaacGCATCTTCGGTCAACGTAAAATGTAACGTGCAGCACTCACGTAATGCTGGAGGCTCTTATTTAAATCACCATCTTGAATTATATCTACTTCGCTCATCATAGGATTCATACCACCTGACGGGGACATGAGGTTAAAGATCGTTAACTGATTGTCGGATTTCCTCGTCGCTCTCACGTAATCCGCCAACTTGTCGCAGATATTGTCCAGTAACATCGAAATATGCGTTTCCGACTGACCTAATGGAATCTGAAAATAACATTCcaaattctattataaaaattgaatatatgaAACAAAAGAATGGATTTACAAGTACATAAAAGcagcaaaaatattcttaataaacaACACGAATaatccatttttttcttaacattttcttGATCCTCTTACCTTCTTACTTATGGTATTTCCTTGAGCGTCCATCCTAAAATTACCTACGTCGATTAATTTGTTCGGATTAGCTCTGAGCACTTCTTCCTCCAATTCTCTCATAGTTGCCCTACACACTGTAAGAtacaagaattattatttgataaatttattattattaattgttaaaatggGATCGACATAAATTGGCATTGATCTTTTACCTAAACATCTCAAATGCTTCAGATCGACTTCTTTGGGCTCCACATCGACAACCACCAGAAATAGACCAAAAAACAGCAGAGTTCTCATCTACAAGGAAATGTGAATTTCAAACAGTGTCTCTCACGAGAAATA is a window of Temnothorax longispinosus isolate EJ_2023e chromosome 1, Tlon_JGU_v1, whole genome shotgun sequence DNA encoding:
- the Sel gene encoding protein seele; amino-acid sequence: MRTLLFFGLFLVVVDVEPKEVDLKHLRCLVCRATMRELEEEVLRANPNKLIDVGNFRMDAQGNTISKKIPLGQSETHISMLLDNICDKLADYVRATRKSDNQLTIFNLMSPSGGMNPMMSEVDIIQDGDLNKSLQHYCSAIVSEFEEDIVSLYVNSMQNKEKEFCTKISRICNENYVDDEDDDDSDDGDNYVDADFDIDRDEL